From Desulfosoma caldarium, the proteins below share one genomic window:
- a CDS encoding AAA family ATPase has product MAEPLAPESRWKIQEKMDGVRERKTIQTVEHITGFNKTPSQLKAEMDRFVIGQERGKKILATAIAYHYRRLGAALREAAGQVGGDVEKALQRVKTPKANILIVGPTGCGKTYSCEVASRLVGVPFVVEDLTKFSETGYVGQSASDILVDLLISAGGHTLTAQTGMVYLDEIDKIASEKTLTKDVSGKGVQKGLLKILEGMENTIEWGRDRLTLSTRHVLFIAGGAFESLQEMVQQRMERQGLKGLWREFLVPDDLVRYGMERQLMARLPVRVVFNSLTTSNLRDILIKSEDSPLQAFIKDFEAWGIRLRLTEEAVLEVARRAEQEGVGARGLTSILHRVLLEPMFSLPGTHTGDYEVNAMQVKAALA; this is encoded by the coding sequence GTGGCTGAACCGTTGGCGCCTGAAAGTCGGTGGAAAATTCAAGAGAAGATGGATGGTGTGCGGGAGCGCAAGACCATTCAGACCGTGGAGCACATCACCGGCTTTAACAAGACGCCTTCGCAGCTTAAAGCGGAAATGGATCGTTTTGTCATCGGGCAGGAGCGGGGCAAGAAGATTCTGGCGACGGCCATTGCCTACCACTACCGTCGATTGGGAGCGGCCTTGCGGGAAGCGGCGGGCCAGGTGGGGGGCGATGTGGAAAAGGCTCTGCAAAGGGTCAAGACGCCCAAAGCCAATATCTTGATCGTTGGCCCGACGGGCTGCGGCAAGACCTATTCGTGCGAAGTGGCATCTCGATTGGTGGGTGTTCCCTTTGTGGTGGAAGACCTGACCAAGTTTAGCGAAACCGGCTACGTGGGTCAAAGTGCCTCGGACATTTTGGTGGACCTTTTGATTTCGGCGGGCGGGCACACGTTGACGGCCCAAACAGGCATGGTGTACCTGGACGAGATCGACAAGATCGCCTCGGAAAAGACGCTGACCAAGGATGTGTCCGGCAAAGGCGTGCAAAAAGGCCTGCTCAAGATTCTTGAAGGCATGGAAAACACCATTGAATGGGGCCGGGATCGCCTGACTCTCTCCACTCGCCACGTGCTCTTCATTGCCGGTGGCGCTTTTGAAAGCCTTCAGGAAATGGTCCAGCAGCGTATGGAGCGACAGGGCTTGAAGGGCCTGTGGCGGGAATTTCTTGTGCCGGACGATTTGGTGCGCTACGGCATGGAAAGGCAGCTCATGGCCCGATTGCCCGTGCGCGTGGTGTTCAATTCCCTGACCACGTCCAACTTAAGAGACATCTTGATCAAGAGCGAGGACAGTCCCCTGCAGGCCTTTATCAAGGATTTTGAGGCGTGGGGAATTCGGCTTAGGTTAACGGAAGAAGCGGTGCTGGAGGTGGCCCGGCGCGCCGAGCAGGAAGGGGTGGGAGCGCGAGGGCTCACGAGCATTCTTCATCGTGTGCTTTTGGAGCCCATGTTTTCCTTGCCGGGAACACATACGGGAGACTACGAAGTGAACGCCATGCAGGTCAAGGCGGCTCTGGCCTGA